One stretch of Flavobacterium sp. 9 DNA includes these proteins:
- the dprA gene encoding DNA-processing protein DprA has translation MSDQELFYLLALLKVDGVGDIMAKKLMSHCGNAEAVFKTKRNQLSAIDGVGGVLLNNLNDKIVFEKANQELEFIKSKAINVSFFQDENYPDRLKHCIDSPVLIFSTGNINLKNRKLISIVGTRQITSYGMEFCKKLIEDLAPLDPVIISGFAYGVDIAAHQLAVENNLQTIGVLAHGLNQIYPKMHKKYVAKMEENGGFITEFWSSSNPDKENFVRRNRIVAGMTEATIVIESADKGGSLITANIANDYNRDVFAVPGRVTDKYSQGCNNLIKTQKANVLTSAADLVYILNWDVENKSKPVQKQLFVELEPDEQKVYDFLLKNGKEILDFIALQCDFPIYKISGMLLNMELKGVIRPLPGKLFEAI, from the coding sequence ATGTCAGATCAGGAATTGTTTTATTTATTAGCCTTATTAAAAGTGGATGGAGTTGGAGATATTATGGCCAAAAAACTGATGTCTCATTGCGGAAATGCCGAAGCTGTTTTTAAAACTAAAAGAAATCAATTATCTGCTATTGATGGAGTTGGAGGAGTTTTATTAAATAATTTGAATGACAAAATTGTATTTGAAAAAGCCAATCAGGAACTTGAATTTATAAAATCAAAAGCGATAAATGTTTCGTTTTTTCAGGACGAAAATTATCCGGATCGGTTGAAACATTGCATTGATTCGCCAGTTTTGATATTTTCCACGGGAAACATTAATTTGAAAAATAGAAAATTAATTAGTATAGTCGGAACTCGTCAGATTACTTCTTATGGAATGGAATTCTGCAAAAAACTTATCGAAGATCTGGCTCCGCTTGATCCTGTGATTATTAGCGGATTTGCCTACGGAGTTGATATTGCAGCACACCAGTTGGCTGTCGAAAACAACTTACAGACTATCGGAGTTTTGGCGCATGGTTTAAACCAAATTTATCCTAAAATGCATAAAAAGTACGTTGCAAAAATGGAGGAAAATGGAGGATTCATAACGGAGTTTTGGAGTTCTTCAAATCCGGATAAAGAGAATTTCGTACGCAGAAACCGCATTGTTGCCGGAATGACCGAAGCAACAATTGTTATAGAATCTGCGGATAAAGGCGGTTCGCTAATTACAGCAAATATAGCAAACGATTATAACCGTGATGTTTTTGCCGTTCCCGGAAGAGTAACCGACAAATACAGTCAAGGCTGTAATAACTTAATTAAGACACAAAAAGCAAACGTACTAACATCAGCTGCCGATTTGGTATATATTTTAAACTGGGACGTCGAAAACAAGTCAAAACCGGTACAAAAACAATTGTTTGTAGAATTAGAACCTGATGAGCAAAAAGTATATGATTTTCTTTTAAAAAACGGAAAAGAGATATTGGATTTTATAGCACTTCAATGTGACTTCCCAATTTATAAAATATCAGGAATGCTTTTGAATATGGAACTCAAAGGTGTTATTAGACCTTTACCAGGGAAGTTGTTTGAGGCGATTTAA
- a CDS encoding OmpH family outer membrane protein: MKKALVIIALSIFAVSCNKTAEVKEVKTAYVDTSVLMKEYTEAKDLEAKYKAQAEEKGRQLQAEITRFKQDAASFQSQAQANGQAWAQQRGAELQKREQQLGYAQQALSQQLQQESGVEMDSLVSGVKKFIKDYGKKNGYSYIYGTGDAASILYAEEKYDITKDIIKALNEKYKAEPKADEKPAAKAGEEAKK, encoded by the coding sequence ATGAAAAAAGCATTAGTAATTATCGCACTTTCAATTTTCGCCGTTTCATGTAATAAAACTGCAGAAGTTAAGGAAGTAAAAACAGCTTACGTAGATACTTCGGTTTTAATGAAAGAGTACACTGAAGCAAAAGACCTTGAAGCAAAATACAAAGCACAAGCTGAGGAAAAGGGAAGACAACTACAGGCTGAGATTACACGTTTTAAACAAGACGCTGCTAGTTTTCAAAGTCAAGCACAGGCAAACGGTCAGGCTTGGGCTCAACAAAGAGGAGCTGAGTTGCAAAAAAGAGAACAACAATTGGGTTATGCTCAACAAGCTTTGTCTCAACAATTGCAACAAGAAAGTGGTGTTGAAATGGATTCTCTAGTAAGTGGAGTTAAAAAATTCATCAAAGATTACGGTAAGAAAAACGGTTATTCTTATATCTACGGAACTGGTGATGCAGCTTCTATTTTATACGCTGAAGAGAAATATGATATTACAAAAGATATCATTAAAGCTTTGAACGAGAAATATAAAGCAGAACCTAAAGCAGACGAAAAACCAGCTGCTAAAGCGGGTGAAGAAGCTAAAAAATAA
- a CDS encoding SPOR domain-containing protein produces MKIETYIGQLLYRYQCVTVPGFGAFLTEIQSAQLNESTNSFFPPKKMISFNSYLKNNDGLLANHIANAEKTSYGFAVSAIAFEVVSWKKTLEENGTIYLKGIGEIRFNSEKNIIFTPNDQTNYLTSSFGLSPFVSPLVKKEIFEKKIEKLSERETVSLYENEESRSTNPFLKYAAIIVLGLGITGSIGYPLYQNQIATKTLIVESAVQKKVQNKIQEATFFIQNPLPAVTLSVDSAKVETVDEKVMPYHIMAGAYRSEQNARKAYNQLIKDGYKARMLGENKHGLFPVLYGSYATMAEAEKAQKEIQKGENPDAWILVESL; encoded by the coding sequence ATGAAAATCGAAACTTACATAGGACAGTTATTGTATCGTTATCAGTGTGTAACGGTTCCCGGGTTCGGCGCTTTTTTAACCGAAATTCAGTCGGCTCAGCTTAATGAAAGCACAAATTCGTTTTTTCCACCCAAAAAAATGATCTCTTTTAACAGCTATCTAAAAAATAACGATGGACTGCTGGCAAATCATATTGCAAATGCAGAAAAAACATCTTATGGTTTTGCTGTAAGTGCTATTGCTTTTGAGGTTGTAAGCTGGAAAAAAACATTAGAAGAAAACGGTACTATTTACCTGAAAGGAATTGGCGAAATTCGCTTTAATTCCGAAAAAAATATAATTTTCACACCAAATGATCAGACCAATTATCTAACGAGTTCTTTTGGATTAAGTCCATTTGTTTCGCCGTTGGTTAAAAAAGAAATTTTCGAGAAAAAAATCGAGAAACTTTCAGAAAGAGAAACGGTATCATTGTATGAAAATGAAGAAAGCAGATCAACAAATCCGTTTTTAAAATATGCTGCAATTATTGTATTAGGTCTTGGAATTACTGGTAGTATTGGATATCCTTTATACCAAAACCAAATTGCTACTAAAACACTAATCGTGGAAAGTGCTGTTCAGAAAAAAGTACAAAATAAGATACAAGAAGCAACCTTTTTTATTCAAAATCCACTTCCTGCAGTTACACTTTCCGTAGACTCTGCAAAGGTTGAAACTGTTGACGAAAAAGTGATGCCGTATCACATTATGGCCGGAGCTTACAGAAGCGAACAAAATGCAAGAAAAGCTTATAATCAATTGATAAAAGACGGTTATAAAGCAAGAATGCTTGGCGAAAATAAACACGGATTATTCCCTGTTTTATACGGAAGTTATGCTACTATGGCAGAAGCTGAAAAAGCACAAAAAGAAATTCAAAAAGGTGAAAATCCAGATGCCTGGATCCTAGTTGAGTCACTATAA
- a CDS encoding 1-acyl-sn-glycerol-3-phosphate acyltransferase: MKGIKIVFWVLWRIWFYILMAIPILIMLPFLLISIISESGYPYFFKMARIWAKFILFGMGFYYKVEREQKLIKKKSYMIVANHTSMTDIMLMLAVVRNPFVFVGKKELSKIPLFGFFYKRTCILVDRNSSKSKNEVFKRAQSRLNQGLSICIFPEGGVPDDESILLDEFKDGAFRLAIEHQIPIVPIVFADNKERFSYTFLSGSPGRMRVKVLPFVETEGLGSENRKELRDSVRQLIYKGLLEFKKTK, from the coding sequence ATGAAAGGAATTAAAATTGTTTTTTGGGTTTTATGGCGTATTTGGTTTTACATCTTAATGGCCATTCCGATATTGATTATGCTGCCGTTTTTGCTGATTTCTATTATATCAGAGAGTGGTTATCCCTATTTCTTTAAAATGGCCCGCATTTGGGCTAAATTCATCCTTTTTGGCATGGGTTTCTATTATAAAGTCGAACGCGAACAGAAGCTGATTAAAAAGAAAAGCTACATGATCGTTGCAAATCATACTTCAATGACCGATATCATGTTGATGTTGGCGGTTGTTAGAAATCCATTTGTTTTTGTTGGAAAGAAAGAACTTTCGAAGATTCCGTTGTTTGGATTTTTCTATAAAAGAACTTGCATTTTGGTGGATCGAAATTCTTCGAAAAGTAAAAATGAGGTTTTCAAAAGAGCTCAAAGTAGACTTAATCAAGGGCTTAGTATTTGTATTTTTCCTGAAGGCGGAGTTCCGGATGATGAATCTATTTTGTTGGACGAGTTCAAAGATGGTGCTTTCAGATTAGCAATAGAACATCAGATTCCAATTGTTCCTATTGTTTTTGCGGATAATAAAGAACGTTTTTCATATACTTTTTTAAGTGGAAGCCCTGGAAGAATGCGTGTGAAAGTATTACCTTTTGTAGAAACAGAAGGACTTGGAAGCGAAAACAGAAAAGAGCTTCGCGATAGTGTAAGACAATTGATTTATAAAGGTTTACTGGAATTTAAAAAGACAAAGTAA
- the trpS gene encoding tryptophan--tRNA ligase has protein sequence MAKILTGVQSTGTPHLGNLLGAIIPAIELSNDPANESFLFIADLHSITQIKDGKTLRENTYSTAAAWLACGLNPDKVTFYRQSDVTQTTELTWYLSCFFPFQRLTLAHSFKDKADRLDDVNAGLFTYPMLMAADILLYDAEFVPVGKDQLQHLEITRDVASRFNHQMGETFIIPEAKIQKDSTLIPGTNGGKMSKSANNIINIFENDKVLRKQVMSIETDSTPLEAPKNPDTCNAFAIYALLGTEEQIAEMRANYLGGNYGYGHAKQALFELITEKFKTEREKYNYYINNLEEVDALLKKGAGKASLIADGVLAKVRDVLGFGK, from the coding sequence ATGGCAAAAATACTAACTGGTGTTCAGAGTACTGGAACGCCACATTTGGGAAATTTATTAGGTGCAATTATTCCTGCAATTGAATTATCGAATGATCCTGCAAACGAATCTTTTTTGTTTATTGCTGATTTACACTCAATTACGCAAATAAAAGATGGTAAAACATTAAGAGAAAATACATACAGCACTGCAGCGGCTTGGCTTGCTTGTGGTTTAAATCCTGATAAAGTTACATTCTACAGACAATCTGATGTAACTCAAACAACCGAATTGACTTGGTATTTAAGTTGCTTTTTTCCGTTTCAAAGACTGACATTGGCGCATTCTTTCAAAGATAAAGCAGATCGTTTAGACGACGTTAACGCGGGACTTTTTACGTATCCGATGTTAATGGCGGCTGATATTTTGCTTTACGATGCTGAATTTGTACCGGTTGGAAAAGACCAATTACAACATTTAGAAATTACTCGTGATGTCGCTTCTCGTTTCAATCACCAAATGGGAGAAACATTTATAATTCCAGAAGCTAAAATTCAAAAAGACAGCACATTGATTCCGGGAACGAATGGCGGAAAAATGAGTAAATCTGCTAATAACATTATCAATATTTTCGAGAATGATAAAGTGTTACGTAAACAAGTCATGAGTATTGAAACTGATAGTACTCCGCTTGAAGCTCCTAAAAACCCGGATACTTGCAACGCTTTTGCAATCTATGCTCTTTTGGGAACTGAAGAACAAATTGCTGAAATGAGAGCTAATTATCTAGGTGGAAATTATGGATACGGTCATGCCAAACAAGCTTTGTTTGAACTGATTACCGAAAAATTTAAAACCGAAAGAGAAAAATACAATTACTACATCAACAACCTTGAAGAAGTTGATGCACTTTTGAAAAAAGGTGCCGGAAAAGCTTCTCTTATTGCTGATGGAGTTCTGGCCAAAGTTCGCGACGTACTTGGATTTGGTAAATAA
- a CDS encoding bifunctional 2-polyprenyl-6-hydroxyphenol methylase/3-demethylubiquinol 3-O-methyltransferase UbiG: protein MDVLNKKHFLTVKDHSVSKEIFELYHDETLDMLITSPQPELQNLGRYYESEDYISHTDNKRSLFEKAYHFVKNIALKNKLNLINAEQSQKGKILDIGAGTGDFLLTAKNDGWKTVGVEPSERAKNIAKQKGISFVEEISELENNSFDVITMWHVLEHVPNLEFQIQELKRLLKPTGTLIVAVPNFKSYDAKYYNEFWAAYDVPIHFWHFSKKAIQSLFEKVDMKLEKVLPMKFDSFYVSLLSEKYKTGKMNYVSAFFVGLKSNLKASSTKEYSSHIYVIKNS from the coding sequence ATGGACGTTTTAAACAAAAAACATTTTCTTACTGTAAAAGACCATTCTGTGTCTAAAGAAATTTTCGAATTGTATCATGACGAAACTTTAGATATGTTGATTACATCTCCGCAACCTGAATTACAAAATTTAGGAAGATATTACGAAAGCGAAGATTATATTTCTCACACTGACAACAAACGTTCGTTATTTGAAAAAGCATATCACTTTGTGAAAAATATTGCTTTAAAAAATAAACTGAATTTAATAAATGCTGAACAATCTCAAAAAGGAAAAATTTTAGACATTGGTGCCGGAACCGGAGATTTTTTATTGACAGCAAAAAATGACGGTTGGAAAACTGTTGGAGTAGAACCAAGCGAACGAGCAAAAAATATCGCGAAGCAAAAAGGAATTTCTTTCGTGGAAGAAATTAGCGAACTCGAAAATAATTCGTTTGACGTAATTACGATGTGGCACGTTTTAGAACACGTTCCAAATTTGGAATTTCAAATTCAGGAATTGAAGCGTTTATTAAAACCAACTGGAACATTAATTGTTGCGGTTCCAAATTTTAAATCTTACGACGCAAAATATTATAATGAATTTTGGGCAGCTTATGATGTGCCAATTCACTTTTGGCACTTCTCTAAAAAAGCGATCCAATCACTTTTTGAAAAAGTCGATATGAAATTGGAAAAAGTGCTTCCAATGAAATTTGATTCTTTTTATGTGAGTTTATTATCGGAAAAATACAAAACCGGAAAAATGAATTATGTGAGTGCATTTTTTGTTGGTTTAAAATCAAATTTAAAAGCGAGCAGTACAAAAGAGTATTCATCGCACATTTATGTCATAAAAAACAGCTAA
- the recA gene encoding recombinase RecA, whose amino-acid sequence MSSEKDAKLKALQLTLDKLDKTYGKGTVMKMGDKAIVEVETISSGSLGVDLALGVNGYPRGRIIEIYGPESSGKTTLTLHAIAEAQKAGGIAAFIDAEHAFDRNYAEKLGVDIENLIISQPDNGEQALEIAENLIRSGAIDIVVIDSVAALTPKSEIEGEMGDSKMGLHARLMSQALRKLTGTISKTNCTVFFINQLREKIGVMFGNPETTTGGNALKFYASVRIDIRRSSQIKDGENVIGNRTKVKIVKNKVAPPFKTAEFDIMYGEGVSKTGEILDLAVEFEIVKKAGSWFSYGDTKLGQGRDAVKALIKDNPELADELEEKIKAYIKELANA is encoded by the coding sequence ATGAGTTCAGAAAAAGATGCCAAATTAAAAGCGCTACAACTTACGCTTGACAAACTAGATAAAACTTACGGTAAAGGAACTGTAATGAAAATGGGAGATAAAGCCATTGTAGAAGTAGAAACTATTTCTTCAGGTTCTCTTGGTGTTGATTTAGCCCTTGGAGTAAACGGTTATCCAAGAGGTAGAATCATTGAAATTTACGGTCCGGAATCTTCTGGAAAAACGACTTTAACATTACACGCAATTGCTGAAGCTCAAAAAGCTGGAGGAATTGCTGCTTTTATAGATGCTGAGCACGCTTTTGATAGAAATTATGCTGAGAAATTAGGCGTAGATATCGAAAACCTGATCATCTCTCAACCAGATAACGGGGAACAAGCTTTAGAAATTGCCGAAAACTTAATTCGTTCAGGAGCAATTGATATTGTGGTAATTGACTCTGTTGCAGCGTTGACGCCAAAAAGTGAAATCGAAGGTGAAATGGGAGATTCTAAAATGGGTCTTCATGCACGTTTGATGTCTCAGGCTTTGAGAAAATTAACCGGAACTATTAGCAAAACAAACTGTACTGTTTTCTTCATCAACCAGTTGAGAGAGAAAATTGGAGTTATGTTTGGTAATCCTGAAACTACAACGGGTGGTAACGCCTTAAAGTTCTACGCTTCAGTACGTATCGATATTCGTCGTTCATCTCAAATTAAAGATGGTGAGAACGTTATTGGTAACAGAACTAAAGTTAAAATCGTAAAAAACAAAGTTGCTCCACCTTTTAAAACTGCTGAATTCGACATTATGTACGGAGAAGGAGTTTCTAAAACAGGAGAAATTCTTGACTTAGCGGTTGAATTTGAAATCGTTAAAAAAGCTGGATCTTGGTTTAGCTACGGAGATACAAAATTAGGTCAAGGTCGTGATGCCGTAAAAGCCCTAATCAAAGATAATCCGGAATTAGCTGATGAATTAGAAGAAAAAATTAAAGCGTATATCAAAGAATTGGCAAACGCTTAA
- a CDS encoding helix-turn-helix domain-containing protein has translation MQNVSEAAAYTLQFINQTQKSIFLTGKAGTGKTTLLREIIATTHKNTVVVAPTGIAALNAGGVTIHSMFQLPFSAFIPSYEEASQFTETVKFENKETLRRHFKMNNVKRNVIKNMELLIIDEVSMLRADLLDAIDFMMQTVRKNTKAFGGVQVLFIGDLLQLPPVIRDEEWRTLRNYYKGKFFFHSHVIQQNPPLYIELSKIYRQSDDTFISVLNNLRNNQITPQDIHVLNEYVKPDFDLKNNPGYITLTTHNAKADSINELAIGDLAGNEFAYQPFIVGDFPEKIFPVEENLKLKIGAQVMFVKNDLSFEKRYFNGKMGVVKSLSPEEIFIHFPEENKTIEVEKYEWKNIRYKVNDLTKEVEEEVLGTFAHYPLKLAWAITVHKSQGLTFEKAALDVSQVFLPGQAYVALSRLTSLNGLILLSPLQMNGISNDQDVMDYALNKATEDVLKHSLHFETKNFIHNYLINSFNWADLSQEWRNHRFSYNENAVASEKSKHSVWVHKRLETIDALIDPSQKFVHQLNKIFNKETVDLFFVQERVVAAYDYFFKPMDKLVTDLLQKMAEIQKFKKVKEFYEELAFLDDLQTKAVLRLMKAKLLIEIVVAGETICKEKLSSTAIKNYKLDKLAKIREEFNMANTDIFKTEEPAVRYTARKLDKTIPKADKKTTIEETHDLWLAKNSIEDIARMRKLTVQTIETHLVKLIQAKKVEISDVLPYDKILALREAFQFYQEESLNPLKEKYGDEFTWDELKMFKASIN, from the coding sequence ATGCAAAACGTTTCAGAAGCAGCAGCTTACACCTTACAATTCATCAATCAAACGCAAAAATCTATCTTCCTGACTGGTAAAGCAGGAACAGGAAAAACTACGCTTTTACGCGAAATTATTGCCACAACGCACAAAAATACTGTAGTTGTGGCTCCAACGGGAATTGCGGCTTTAAATGCCGGCGGAGTAACGATTCATTCGATGTTTCAATTGCCATTTTCGGCATTTATTCCGTCTTATGAAGAGGCTTCGCAGTTTACAGAAACTGTAAAATTCGAGAATAAAGAGACACTTCGCCGACATTTCAAAATGAATAATGTGAAGCGTAATGTGATCAAAAACATGGAGTTGCTGATTATTGATGAAGTCAGTATGTTGCGCGCTGATTTACTGGACGCGATCGATTTTATGATGCAGACCGTGCGTAAAAACACGAAAGCTTTTGGTGGAGTTCAAGTACTTTTTATTGGAGATTTATTGCAGCTTCCACCTGTAATCAGGGATGAAGAATGGCGCACTTTACGCAATTATTATAAGGGAAAATTCTTTTTTCATTCGCATGTAATTCAGCAGAATCCGCCATTATACATTGAACTTTCGAAGATTTATCGTCAGTCTGATGATACCTTTATTTCGGTTTTGAATAATCTTCGAAATAATCAGATTACACCTCAGGATATTCACGTTTTGAACGAATATGTTAAGCCTGATTTTGACTTAAAAAATAATCCCGGATATATTACACTTACGACGCATAACGCTAAAGCTGATTCGATTAACGAATTGGCAATTGGTGATTTAGCAGGAAATGAATTTGCCTATCAACCGTTTATTGTGGGAGATTTTCCGGAAAAAATATTTCCTGTAGAGGAGAATTTAAAACTGAAAATTGGTGCACAAGTCATGTTTGTTAAGAATGATTTATCTTTTGAAAAACGTTATTTCAACGGAAAAATGGGAGTTGTAAAATCGCTTTCGCCCGAAGAAATTTTTATTCATTTTCCGGAAGAAAACAAAACTATTGAAGTCGAAAAGTACGAGTGGAAAAACATTCGATACAAAGTAAATGATCTAACAAAAGAAGTCGAAGAAGAGGTTTTGGGAACGTTTGCGCATTATCCGTTAAAATTGGCTTGGGCAATAACGGTTCATAAAAGTCAGGGTTTAACTTTTGAGAAAGCTGCGCTCGATGTATCGCAAGTTTTTTTACCCGGACAGGCATATGTTGCATTATCGCGTTTAACGTCCTTAAATGGGCTTATTTTGCTTTCTCCGCTGCAAATGAATGGGATTTCGAATGATCAGGATGTGATGGATTACGCTTTGAATAAAGCGACGGAAGATGTTTTGAAACATTCATTGCATTTTGAAACCAAGAATTTTATTCACAACTATTTGATTAACAGTTTCAATTGGGCCGATTTATCTCAGGAATGGCGCAATCACCGTTTCAGCTACAACGAAAATGCAGTTGCATCTGAAAAATCAAAACATTCCGTTTGGGTACATAAACGTTTAGAAACTATCGACGCATTGATTGATCCTTCGCAGAAATTCGTTCATCAGCTTAATAAAATTTTCAATAAAGAAACTGTCGATTTGTTTTTTGTACAGGAAAGGGTAGTGGCGGCATATGATTATTTCTTTAAACCGATGGACAAACTGGTAACGGATCTTTTGCAGAAAATGGCCGAAATTCAGAAGTTCAAAAAGGTGAAAGAGTTTTATGAAGAACTGGCATTTTTGGACGATTTGCAAACGAAAGCAGTTTTGCGCTTAATGAAGGCCAAATTGCTAATAGAAATTGTTGTTGCAGGTGAAACCATCTGTAAAGAGAAATTGTCATCTACAGCGATTAAAAACTACAAATTAGACAAGCTTGCCAAGATTCGCGAGGAATTCAATATGGCGAACACTGATATTTTTAAAACAGAAGAACCTGCAGTTCGTTATACGGCGAGAAAATTGGATAAAACCATACCAAAGGCTGATAAGAAAACAACCATCGAAGAAACCCATGATTTGTGGCTTGCAAAAAATTCGATTGAAGATATTGCTCGAATGAGAAAATTGACCGTTCAAACAATAGAAACGCATTTGGTTAAACTAATTCAAGCTAAGAAAGTCGAAATTTCAGACGTCTTGCCGTATGATAAAATACTGGCTTTGCGTGAAGCTTTTCAGTTTTATCAGGAAGAATCGCTGAATCCGTTGAAAGAAAAATACGGTGATGAATTTACCTGGGACGAACTTAAAATGTTCAAAGCGAGTATAAATTGA
- a CDS encoding GxxExxY protein codes for MTENEISNIIIGLAIDVHKALGPGLLENAYQECLFYKIKKRGLVVEKEKTIPLIFEEVQLDCAYRIDLLVENKFIIEIKSVESLTVNNLAQTLTYLKIGKYKLGLLINFNEVLLKNGIRRVVNNL; via the coding sequence ATGACAGAAAACGAGATTTCAAATATTATAATTGGATTAGCAATTGATGTTCACAAAGCGTTGGGACCTGGTTTATTAGAAAATGCTTACCAAGAATGTTTGTTCTACAAAATTAAAAAACGCGGGCTTGTTGTTGAAAAAGAGAAAACAATACCTTTAATTTTTGAAGAAGTTCAACTTGATTGTGCATATCGAATTGATTTACTGGTAGAAAATAAATTTATAATAGAAATAAAAAGCGTGGAATCGCTCACAGTAAATAATTTGGCACAAACTCTAACTTATTTAAAAATTGGTAAATATAAACTCGGATTATTAATAAATTTCAACGAAGTTCTCCTAAAAAATGGCATCAGAAGAGTCGTAAATAACTTATAG